A DNA window from Coffea arabica cultivar ET-39 chromosome 6c, Coffea Arabica ET-39 HiFi, whole genome shotgun sequence contains the following coding sequences:
- the LOC113693823 gene encoding uncharacterized protein, translated as MASSLSPPEVPMELHRLNRDKLLNSLRDHLSISSRPNHGFVFLQGGEERTRYCTDHTELFRQESYFAYLFGVREPGFYGALDVASGNSILFVPRLPADYAVWLGEIKPLSYFKERYMVSMVYYTDEITKVLHEQYQGQGRKPLLYLLHGLNTDSNNYSKPAEFEGIEKFEMDMNTLHPILTECRVLKSDLELALIQFANDISSEAHVEVMRNAKVGMKEYQLESMFLHHTYMFGGCRHCSYTCICATGDNSAVLHYGHAAAPNDRTLQDGDMALLDMGAEFHFYGSDITNSFPVNGKFTRDQSLIYNAVLDAHNAVISSMKPGVCWVDMHKLAEKIILEALKKGGLLIGDINAMISERLGAMFMPHGLGHLLGIDTHDPGGYLKGAERPKELGLRSLRTSRELLEGMVITVEPGCYFIDAVLVPAMENSKTSRFFDHEQISRFRGFGGVRIESDVYVTSRGCVNMTKCPREIKDIEAVMAGAAWPIKRTPIPFENGESR; from the exons ATGGCTTCTTCCCTCTCTCCCCCGGAGGTTCCAATGGAACTCCACAGACTCAACAGAGACAagctcttaaactcactgcggGACCACCTCTCCATCTCCTCTCGCCCTAACCACGGCTTCGTCTTTCTCCAG GGAGGCGAGGAGCGAACCAGATACTGCACCGATCACACCGAACTCTTCAG ACAGGAGAGCTATTTTGCTTACTTGTTTGGAGTTCGAGAACCTGGGTTCTATGGAGCTCTT GATGTAGCAAGTGGAAATTCCATTCTATTTGTTCCACGATTACCTGCTGATTATGCTGTTTGGTTGGGAGAGATAAAGCCTTTGTCCTACTTCAAG GAAAGATACATGGTAAGCATGGTGTACTATACTGATGAGATTACAAAGGTGTTGCATGAACAATACCAAGGACAAGGAAGAAAGCCCTTGCTATATCTCTTGCACGGGCTCAACACTGATAGCAACAACTATTCAAAACCAGCAGAATTTGAG GGGATTGAGAAATTTGAGATGGATATGAACACCTTGCATCCGATTTTGACTGAATGCCGCGTCCTAAAGTCAGACCTGGAGCTTGCGCTTATCCAATTTGCCAACGATATTAGCTCAGAAGCCCATGTGGAG GTCATGAGAAATGCCAAAGTGGGCATGAAAGAGTATCAGTTAGAAAGTATGTTTCTTCATCACACGTACATGTTTGGTGGCTGTAGACATTGTTCATATACATGCATATGTGCTACAGGTGACAACAG TGCTGTTCTCCACTATGGACATGCTGCAGCCCCAAATGACAGG ACACTCCAAGATGGAGATATGGCACTGCTTGATATGGGAGCTGAATTTCATTTTTATGGTTCTGATATAACTAATTCCTTCCCA GTGAATGGAAAATTTACTCGTGATCAGTCCCTTATATACAAT GCTGTTCTTGATGCTCATAATGCTGTTATATCTTCAATGAAGCCTGGAGTATGCTGGGTTGATATGCACAA ATTAGCAGAAAAGATTATCCTAGAGGCGTTGAAGAAAGGGGGCCTTCTTATTGG tgaCATTAATGCCATGATTTCTGAGCGATTGGGTGCTATGTTCATGCCTCATGGCCTTGGTCACCTCCTTGGAATTGATACCCATGACCCTGGAGGTTATTTGAAG GGAGCTGAGAGACCCAAAGAACTTGGATTGAGGTCTTTGCGTACCAGTAGGGAACTCTTGGAAGGAATG GTGATAACTGTGGAGCCCGGGTGCTATTTCATTGATGCTGTCTTGGTTCCAGCAATGGAGAATTCAAAGACGTCAAGGTTTTTCGATCATGAGCAGATTAGCAGATTTAGAGGCTTTGGTGGGGTTCGAATTGAAAGTGATGTG TATGTTACTTCCCGTGGGTGCGTGAACATGACCAAGTGTCCTCGGGAGATTAAAGATATTGAGGCTGTTATGGCAGGGGCAGCTTGGCCTATCAAAAGGACACCTAttccttttgaaaatggagAGAGTCGATGA